From Equus przewalskii isolate Varuska chromosome 17, EquPr2, whole genome shotgun sequence, the proteins below share one genomic window:
- the LOC103546832 gene encoding uncharacterized protein: MMGKWESKRYESAKATSALMAFVNSRKSEFSFACLMQENQSPRHVQGEESNKPPHHNQRDSKGPRQGQIFASVTVQKLWEPQHKARRAPEDPPHPVEEEAAKGHTGLKPLALTHPPVYKEEAQSVPSTHHKLRHGTKGHRQSGPAPGCPFEAAVPDQAPPPQLERKDPGGRFVSSPPPPAAFTRTTTPRGRNPSFAAYYPCSRDGIEQGASRSQRPHRRLPPPSSRPLSEAEQSAAKHNGAHPSPGSGAEPAANVKCPSLLLLPQFRRLGRLLARVAALRRPESCGRARRTPPPGGALIAATVEGLPSGRLRGATGKRLRLVGRRAGGWAGERAGAGSRALEARPWLAALASVTRGSEPALPLPGTRVPATCSCPLRQTCGAHCSKYCLALFFFLFFFWRLIP, translated from the exons ATGATGGGAAAATGGGAATCCAAGAGATATGAGAGTGCAAAAGCCACTTCTGCCCTGATGGCATTTGTGAATTCcagaaaatctgaattttcatttgCCTGTCTCATGCAAGAAAATCAAAGCCCAAGACATGTACAAGGTGAGGAATCTAACAAGCCACCTCATCACAATCAGCGGGACTCCAAAGGGCCACGACAGG GCCAAATATTTGCTAGTGTGACAgttcagaaactctgggagccCCAACACAAG GCCCGCAGGGCTCCGGAGGACCCTCCTCACCCCGTCGAAGAGGAGGCCGCCAAAGGCCACACAGGGCTCAAGCCCCTTGCCCTCACCCATCCCCCCGTCTATAAGGAAGAAGCGCAATCCGTCCCCTCCACCCATCACAAACTCCGCCACGGGACGAAAGGCCACCGGCAGAGCGGGCCTGCCCCCGGCTGCCCCTTCGAAGCCGCGGTCCCGGATCAAGCTCCTCCACCCCAGCTAGAGAGGAAGGACCCAGGCGGGCGCTTcgtgtcctcccctcccccacccgcgGCCTTCACCAGAACCACCACCCCGAGAGGCAGAAACCCGAGCTTCGCAGCTTATTACCCCTGCTCCCGAGATGGCATTGAACAGGGCGCGTCCCGCTCGCAGCGACCACACCGCCGGCTACCTCCTCCGAGTTCTAGGCCTCTCAGTGAGGCAGAGCAGTCGGCAGCGAAGCACAATGGCGCCCACCCCTCTCCTGGATCCGGCGCAGAACCAGCCGCCAACGTTAaatgcccctcccttctcctcctcccccagttTCGCAGACTCGGCCGGCTTCTCGCGAGAGTGGCGGCGCTGCGGCGACCCGAGAGCTGCGGGCGGGCTCGACGTACCCCGCCGCCGGGTGGTGCTCTGATTGCGGCAACCGTTGAAGGGCTGCCCTCGGGGAGGCTGCGAGGTGCCACCGGTAAGCGGCTGCGGCTGGTCGGCCGGCGGGCTGGCGGCTGGGCCGGCGAGCGTGCGGGCGCCGGGAGCCGGGCGCTAGAGGCCCGGCCCTGGTTGGCCGCCCTCGCCTCGGTGACGAGGGGCTCTGAGCCAGCCCTGCCGCTCCCCGGCACCCGAGTCCCCGCCACCTGCTCTTGCCCCCTCCGGCAAACCTGCGGGGCCCACTGCTCGAAATACTGcctagctctttttttttttcttttctttttttggcgcTTG ATCCCCTGA